Below is a window of Acanthochromis polyacanthus isolate Apoly-LR-REF ecotype Palm Island chromosome 15, KAUST_Apoly_ChrSc, whole genome shotgun sequence DNA.
GCAGAAGggttaaaaagtttttttttttaaatttctgtttctatttctttttatttctttattgatCTGTGTTGGATCTTTAGCAGCAATCCGGACCAGTTGTCATGGTGATTAGCagcacagagaggaggagctgtctggaggagaaacacaacaggagcaggaggagaggaagaagagagcagAGACGAagggaggatgatgatgatgatgatatggAGGAGATCCCTAAGGGTGTCAGCAAGGCATCAATGTCCTGtcaccttctcctcctccccccaccTCCCTCTCGCTCTCCATACTCAGTCACGACcaggcagcagagagcagcGATGGGAGGACGCAAACTCAACGAGAAAGTGACTTtaacagacaggaagtagaatCCATGGTTCCTGAATCACACGTATGTTGGTGTTTTCTCCCTGTCAAACCGGCTTCTGTCTTCTCGATGCAGCGGAATGCATGCACGTGCACGcacacgcgcacgcacacaaGTGATCTACGTCTGAGTAATGGCTAGCAATGGCTtctgatttatatatgtatgtatatgtatgcatatatacacatttatacatatagatacatacatatataaagtgtgtgtgtgtatatctatatatatatagatacacacacacacatacacacacacatatatatttataaagagagagaaacgcagagagagaaagagagaaaggtgTGTGTTTACAGCCACTATAGGGAGTAAAATGGGAAATATacctcctctctctttcctcttcatcctcctcctcctcatcagacTTAAACAACAACCAAATAGAACACGCAACTCCTCAAACCCGAGAAAAATCAAATAATATTAATcaacaataatattaataaaaacaaacttgtcaCAATCATTCCTTTCCAATTACAGTcgcaacaaagacaacaaactaTAACTGGATAAAAGGAGTTTTCCCAGcatcctccttcctcctcctcctctcatgcAGTACAAACTGTCCCCTTCAGCACAAAGTTCACCTCTTTGTCTCTGAACTCTGGCTGTATGTGTGTAGTTGTAGTAGTTGTAGTTAAAATTGTATGGCTTTAGGGCATGGTTCAGGTTTTATCAAGAGTTGGCTGGCCCCTCGTCTGAGTCCGGCCTCCCTCTGCCCCCTGCAGTGGGGTTATTGTTGTTGGAGGAAGGGTAGTAGTCCTCAGGGGGTGGGGCTTGTGGCCCAGGGGCGGTCGGGGCCGTCCGAGTCCGGAAAGCAGACAGTCCAATTGGCAGAGCGAGAGGCAGAGATGCAGAGCCAAACTGAGAGGCCTCCATGGAAGACACCGCCCCCAGGTGATGCAGCCCGAGGGACACGCCCACATCCATGCTGTCACTCATCTGGGGTGAGGATCCTTGCTGGCCCCCCCCTCCACCGATGCCTGTCTGTCCCCCCTGTCTCAGACCACGCCCACCGTTCCCATGGTGAGAGTAGGTCGGGTGGGGGTGATGGGGCGGGTCCAAGAAGTGGCGCTGGTGTTGTTGGGAGGCAGCCGGCTTGTGGAGCAGCAACTGGGTGTACGCTGGGTCCTGACCCCCACCTCCACCATCACTGCCTGGCCACATCCTCATCTGCTGCTGGGAGGGAGCCTGCTGGGGACAACAGCAAGGAGGTGAGACACACGTGGGGCAAACagatctgcttttatttccactTTCCttgcaaaaaaagtcacaggGACTAAGTTTAGCGGAGGGCTCCGGGGTTGATACTGACTCtgacaacaaatacacaatcaAATAGTGCAGAGGGACTTTACAAAGCTCAAGAAAGATGGTAGAAAAAGTGATTTGACCTGTTGGATGCTGTTCCTAGCTTGTGTGTGACATAGGGAGTGATTTGAGAGTAGATCATGGCTATAACAATGGGTATTTTGCTAACCAAGTAGAGGTGTAATGGAGGTAGTTCTCTTTAACTTGGCTAGAGCACCGTAGTAACTTATACTGCAGAGATAACGTGACCCAGAGAAGGTTACGTTCAGGGTTtaggatttaaatcagctgcaaGAAGCGTCTCTATTCAACCAGAGTGTGTCCTGACGATTCTCTCTGAGTGATACAGACTGAGGGGTTCTGTTAGCGAGCTGTGTTACTAAAACCACTGATGGAAACTATGGGAACCTGACATGTATTCAGCGTTTCACACAGAAACTacataatttcactttgatttggccaaaaattgtaattttaccCTGCAATAATGGACAATGAGATCACTCTAGTACAAGAttatgtttaaatatatgaagtttTTAGGTTAAACTGCTCTAATTTGCAGCTGTCTGTCAGAAATAATCGGCTGCACTGATCagcaatataaatatatacacattttagcagctgataactAACTAACCTCACACCACGAGACTTCTTTTTGtggggatacctaaaagacaaagtctatgcaatgagacctgcaacagtcactgaattgagagcaaccaTTGAACGTGAATGCACACAAATACCAAGGGAACTGTTTCGTTATGTGTGCTCTTCCATCGCTTCATGTTGTCGGCGgtgtctggaccagaacagACATCGgtttgagaacaggcggtgacaaaacaataTGAGATTTGTAAATTCTTTCACATCTTGAAAATTAAACGAATTATAATAAACATCTAGTTTACacttatttaaagtgtgtatacatttttttgggacaccctgtattaaCACACCATCAGCTGTTTTCTACCAGTATTCCagtcttgcatcatttgcagtagcagCACTCTTTACGACTACTTTCATAATCCTTGTTATTGTCCGTTATAACTACCTGTTGACTGAGGTAGGTGACACACAATCGCTCaattttgtgcagaaaagaGTCAAATGATGCCCTATTTTATGTGAATGCACACAGAATAAAGTTGCTAACCACCTCTGTGATACCTGAGGGCTGTACTACAAAGCAACTTTGACATAAGCGtattttctttgtgtgagttggcgcaacaaaaactaaagcccCAGTGAGAGATTCCAGGTATCACAATAGTAATAGAGCCAGGTTAAAAGAGAGATACTGAAAACTCTGGATTTAAGCTCAGCATACGTTCATAACCCACTGATCTGACGTCATAGTACAGCTCTCTGTTATCTCTGACTGGGGCTTTAGTGTAGTTCGGGCCGACTTACACTAAACAAAGCCTGGTTATGTCAAACTTGCTATTTACTACAGCCCTCTAGTCTTCGTCAGGAAGGGCTCACATAGTTAGCTTACCTGTCTGAGACACTGCAAAGTAACTCACGCCACCTATAGTGCATGTGGCTCTTCACattcacaggaaaaaaacagcatgaagCATAAAGTATACAGACACAGATGCAGAGGTGGAACTGCAGCTCATCCAGTTTGTAGAACACAACATGATTCCTAACGGTCATATAAGAGTGTACGGAGAGTTAGGCAGTAAGGTAGCGCTGTGTACCTGAGGGCTGGTCATCTCATAGTCTGAATGTGTAACAGCAGAGTTGTAGTAGCGGTTACTGTAGCGGTAGTTGCGGTTGTCATTGGAAGAACCACTGGAGCCACCTGGGGATAAAGCAGACCAACTTTTAAGTCACACTCCTGCTGGTTGCAAACGcgtgcactgcaaaaactctaaatcttaccaagtctgtttgtcttattttcagttaaagtgtctcatcccacttggttaaagataaattcacttaataagtgtcatttcagcaacatggagggacttgttttaagacaacgcatcttaaatatcttgttaagtcaaacaatcttgaaattattttgttttaaccctcgtgtcgtcctgcgggtcaaattgagccgtttaaaagtttaaaatgtggaagaaatctatatttttttcacagtgaaaacttccacattttcaaaactctttgggaaacattttttttgtggaaaaaagaaatgtataaaaaaaaaaaacgctcgGGAAAAAGTATCAACCAAACTCCAGCGAatcccgaatgttcttaaataaaatattagaacttttactgacatatatgtaatcactttagatatttttaggatttattttttcctggaagacttttactcatttttggaaaatatttactttttttttttttagattttttaaaatttttatttcttgccaaatttgagtattttatttttgaattgaattttaaggaaaaattttcaggaattttcttcctgaagattttgctaattgtttttcataaatttggagaatttttttgataatttttggggatttttgtcagacaaggaaacaatattttttggtgccttaaatgaagataacaggaGGGtgaagacacctaagcttgacaatcccagtgaaatagagcttaaaatatgttttcccagctaattttaggatctcaatattctaaacatatcttatttcaagaaatctcaccaaggcattttcacttgttctattggcagattttttatttcaaggtaaaatttctttgaaataagttatttttccttgttttttagaggggcattttttccactgtgtaattttgaatgatttgttttttaaaaatacttgtaaaaaaaatcatcacatgTAAAGAGTTCAGGGTTCCTGTTTGTTCATGTGTCACTGCTGCTTTTAATAGGATTCCCCTTATGGAGCTGTCACTCAGAAAGCTTGGTTTATTTTGTACAGACCAAAGAAAAGGCGTTATCATTACTTAGGTCTGCTCCATTTTTTGTTAGAATTGaccaaaagaaaaatattcGTGTGAGACATCATCCTGCAATGTTGCAGTATGTGGACCAGCCAGAGAAAGTCTCAACAAGGATATTTCCAGTTACTGTCAGCAAATCCTGCTTCACCTCAGCATAGTTTTACTTCTCCTGTTTGACGTCACCCTGAGAACAGTAAGTAATAAGTAAGTCCTCCACAGACATGAAGAAATTCAGGTCCTAAGAAACAGGAAAGAAGCAACACAACTTGCATCACAGGGCGATGAAAGAAGTCTGTTTTCCTGTCTTCTTGAGGAATTTAACTCCTGTCAGAGCTGGTTATGACACAAAcagcattaaccctcctgttgtcctcatttatgggcagcAAAAAATAGTGTTCcttcgtctgaaaaaaaaatccaaaaatttgtACAAATTTGCAAATCtataggaagaaaattcttaacttttttttaaaaaaagtttcccttaaagcgTTTTATTAAAtccctaaatttggcaagatataaaaattttaaaaataaaaattgtaaatattttgtaaaaattgcataaaaatcttccaaaaaattgtacaaatatctaaagtgattacatatatttcagcaaaacctttaatgttttcttcaagaacattcgggaaaaatcaaccaaaatccagcgaaattcactggattttgtttgatttttcccTGAAtgcatctctttttttcccccaagaaaaaaatttcaaaaaaatttcccaaaaatgttgaaaatgtagaaattttcactgtgaaaatatacatattttttcccacatctAGTCCCTGTTTGGTTTAAAGCAGATCTACTGATGTTCAGttctatatttgtttttttttacaaattgtaGTTTCATGGCAGCTGTGACAATCAGCCTCACTTGTTTTTGATGTAAAatcaatcattttaaaatccacAACAACTTCTTTTTGAGAATGAATAATTTTTATGGAAATGCAAAACCGATTTTGTGGCGCGCTGTGGATGAACAGCGCAGAGGGACGAGTCAGAGAAGGTCGAGGGTGCGGAGGACAGTGTGTCTACTTTACCAGAGCTAGAAACAGAGCTAGTAGTGGAGGTTGAATGAGAGTGGTCCATGGCAGGAGAGGTGGATGTAGATGAACTGGTGTTGGTTCCTTCATCTGTTGTTTTCTTGAAGAAATTGTGCTGCAGGGCGTAGAATGGTGTAATACGGCTTTTTGGGTCATAGTCCAGCATGCGCAGGATCAGGTCTGGAACAGgacaaacattaaaattataATAGTTATGTAGCCAGCTAGCATACTGCTGGTGTTTGCTGGTTTGAGTTCTGCCTCACCTCAAGCAGATGGCACTATTTACCATCTCCTCCATGTTATCACCCATACTTTGTTTTTAGGTCATTGCTTGAtatgcttttattctgtttttagtgttgtgaaaaaagaaattaaaaacactgaactacttttttctttttttaaacactcatTTAATGAAAAGACTATGGCTATGTCGTTTcctaaaaaaaagtgtaaaactgtTGCAAACTactaataaagtaaaatatggaaaatcACATCACAATAAATATTCTACCAAATAAAACTAATATCTGGAAATGTGCTTCAAGTACTGTCCTGGTCTGGTATTCACATTATCAGCTTTCAGCTTCACCCAAGGCCTGAGcaacacaaatattttcttaaaatagATAGTTAGGAGGTGCTCAAATGCCACGGGATGCCGGGTCTGCACTGCACTAAACTTTGTCTTGGACCAGCGATTCACAGTCAGATGATGCCATCTCAAAATTAGACACACAACCGGCTACACATCTGATCATAGCCGAATGAAGCCGGCACATCGCGTGTGTCAAATCCATCTTCCTTTGTCAGTCATCACTGTACTGAACTGAAATCGGCATAAATAAAGTGCTGGACTGGTACATGAACTGAAAAGCTCAGTATGTGTACGGTTACGTCTACTTTTGCATATGAATACAAACCGATGGCTCACCTTTAAACTTCAGGTAGTCACAGGGGGCGTGTCCTGGCTCTCCTGCTCTCCGGCCCCCTGGACCTCCAGTCTCCACACCCAGAATCTCATGAAGACGCCGTGTGGCCGGGGGCTTGTATTCCTAGAAAATATACAGACAGTCATAAATAActgtgtaaagaaaaacacgAGTTCAGAAAAATAACTGAACACAAACAGTAAAGAAACAGTGACGGACTTTGCACTTCAGAATTCTCATAGAGTCACACAGTTCTGAACATTGTGTTTTTATAACACACTGCTGAGGATTCAAACTGCTGGACACCCACATATGAGGAGGAGAATTAAAATCCACAGCCACTAATGATGTCCAGATATTCAACAATATTAGTTGTAGACAACTCTCTTACAGTTttcttttaacagaaaaaaatttacCAATTTTGTCAATAAGTTGCAAAAGGGGAAAGAATATTTTGATTCCCATTCATAGTATTTTATAAACTTTTTTGTCCTGTATCACGCATTTTCAGTTagagttttcattttcagttaagTCGTCCTAACAGCAGCAGTCTTAGGTATTAACTGAGTATTTcagtcattctgtgttttgcttACTTGTGCGTCTCTTCTGCATATTGTTTAGATTTACTGGACTCTTTGCATCACGTCACTATCAGGACATATTAACATATTAAACTCAAGGTGTGAGATAACTTTCAATGGAAGTAAAATGTACCTTCTTGACATCCTTGTTCTTCTTTACCGTCCACAGACCATCCGAGAGCTTGTCAAAATACTTCCTGGCTTTAGGAGCTGCGTCTAGCATGTGGCTGGGAGGAATCCCCAGAACCTCCACGATCTTATTCATCTGATCGACCTGTTTACGAACACAAACATAACCATCGCTGTATTCTGCACATAAACTTTATTACAGGtcttctaaaatatgacaaaagctaCAGGgtcaaaatacacaaacagcaaTGCTAGGATTTAGTTAACTGTCGTTTGGCCATTTTTACCTGAATGAGCAGCTTTACACagccatccacaagcttctggttgtacTTTTGACAACTCAGTTaaactaaatttgttggctttctgacacagacttgTTTAATCATCACACTCCACAGGTTCCCGATGAATAAgaactttggggagaccagtttAAGTCctaattctagcctgatttagccattGCTTGATCATTTTTGATGTGCGTTTGAGACCACTGTCTTGTTGGAACGCCCATCTACATCCAAGACCCAACCTTTTAGCTGATTATTTtaagttttcctgaagaatatAGAGATAATCCTCCTTGTGTTTACTCTGTGTAAGCATCAGCACCACTGGAACCAAAACAGTGCCAGAGCATAACACTACCACCATCATGCTTGATGTAGGTacggtgttcttggggttaaagcctcaccttctctttttcaaacATATCTCTAGTCATTGTGGCTAAAAAGCTAATTTTTAGTGTCATCTACCCACACAACGTTCCTCCAAAAGGCCTtctctttgtccatgtgatcaccAGCAAACCTTAGTTGAGCCTTAAGGTGTCGCTTTCAGAGGAAGGGCTTTCTTCTTGCATGGAAGTCTTTCAACACACTTGACTGTGGACAGACACTTGTGTTCtagcagcttctaattcattgcgatctgctttttggtgatttttggtTGTGTGCAGCTTGTGTGAAAATGCAATTGTACAATTCTTCTTTATCATGGCAGTGACACAACTGTATCATGCAATTAATGCTCAAagcaaatgattaaaaagtcaAGAATGCCATGATACACGTGATCTTTAAAAGCGCGTGTAAACTTTAGTTCCAGACTGTATATATGACTTAAAGCTGCAAAGTACCACATACCATACTACTGCACACACATTCAGTTAAGTGTGTATGTTTATCAGTCTATAATTTTTAACAACTCTACATTAATTTGTGGAATACTCACGCAGCTGAATTGTTGACTGCAGTATAAAAGCATCCTCCAACTCATGTCTGTGCTATTCTCCCAGGAACACACAACCCAGCTGGGTTCTTCCAGCACTGATCAAAGCAGACTACCTACGATACTGTAAATGTGACATCTGAATCATCTCCCAGCCTTACTCAACAAATCTGTTCACAGCGAGAGTTGTCTTTACCTCATTGAGCCACTGAAGAGAGGCTCTCCTGTGTGCATCTCACCAGGATGCATCCCCAGAGACCCACATGTCAATAGCCAGGTCATACGGCATTCCCAGCAGAACCTCCGGAGAGCGGTAAAACCTGCTCTGGATGTACTGATAAATCTGAGGAGAGAACGACAAAGAAGTTCAGCTCAGAGACTCAAGACTGACGTGAAGAAaaagttcagtttattttattgttatcttGAAGACGGGTGGGTGATCACGGTCTGAATCAAAACTCAACTCCAAATCAAATTCCCAACCCATAAACCTCTGCATCTTATTTTGGCCCTGATTTTACTCTGAAAGTTTTGACCAGAATTGGTGATTCGTATCTCCGCTGCTTCAGTGCTTCTGTCAACATCAACAGTCTGCTAGCACTGTTCTTCCACAAAGCCTTTCTATAAATCTAATCACGTCTAATCAATTAATCTATGGTGTATACAGTATGGAAAGCACATTTCATTAACAAACAGAATTAAGATAAAGCTAAATAACAGACTATGTTAGCTGCTGTCCAGTGTGAGCGGCACTTTTGTTCTTATACAACAGGAATATTGTCAGTCCAATCAGGAAACTACACATTCTTTAGAATTTTCCCTGAAACATGAAGCATCTAAAGACAGGTGTAAATGCAGAATGCTTTAtaacattttgtaaaatgaaatCATACAAAAGCATGCAGGCAAAGAGTGCAGAAATATAATACAATCAATAAACATTTGGTTTGGCTCGTAAAAGCCGCAGTAGGCTGAAATCTGGAGAAAAGGCAAAGACATGCAAATttttcaaacactgaaaaactgtcaaGCTAAAAGTCCACATTTGTTCTGTGTGTCTGATGAGACTCAAACCCCACCCTGCTCACTGAATATCATCTGTTTAACCCATTTAGCAGCCATATTAttgtaatattatttattatcccCATATTATTCTCCTGATCTGGACTTAATTGGTCTTTATACTATCAAACCTGATCTGAACTGAACTGTgatcactgcaaaaactcaaaatcttaccaagtctgtttgtcttgtttttaatcaaaatgtctcatctctTTTGATTttagataaattcacttaacaagcgacatttcagcaagatggagggacttgttttaagacgatGCATTTAAAATATCTTATTAAGTCAAActatcttgaaattatcttgttttgagttgaattctacaagaaaactcaaaataagtttaaccctcatgtcgtcctgtgggaCAAATTGACCTGTAAAGTNNNNNNNNNNNNNNNNNNNNNNNNNNNNNNNNNNNNNNNNNNNNNNNNNNNNNNNNNNNNNNNNNNNNNNNNNNNNNNNNNNNNNNNNNNNNNNNNNNNNaattcaaccagtacatacaggaggccttaatgagcaaaagttatcaaaatctttttcaaaagtcaaagggcgtgtccgtggcggtctgtggaattttgatccttcgccatgaaatttcaagtgtgtgtaaatgccctgaacatgctccaatctgcctgaaactttatatgtatgatcagattcctgccctgatcacatccatatgatgaaatccattcacagtcagagcgccacctgctggcaacagaaaatgtcattttttacactttgatgtattattctttgtctcttgctcagattcacctcaaatgtggtgaaataaaccttaacatgttgatgattattcacagtgaaaatggtgacgtgtcataaaaaggtgtgtctgtggcggcgcggcgaatttagatgtctcgccatgacgactaaaatgtttatatctcagcaaatcctaatcgtatctgccccaaacttcatgtggctgGACCCATAACCCAGTGTGAGGACATCCACAGTGAACAATTTAGAAAAGGTCATAAGCGGCccctattggtaacaagcagtttagaaattaacagtttgcacacaccattgctccaaacatttgtcatatcattctgaaaaattcggtcagctgattcttccaCCCCCAGAACATacccacagtgtgaagattttgatatttgatgaaatgctttgcgcgtggcaacgcgttgtttttgtgacaaacaagtactttttgacaggcttagaatgttcaaacaagctcaccaaaatttacacacacatcacagtcgtctcaaggaataacactgtatggcatctctgcagggcatgtggctatagcgccccctgcagtatgtttaataaacagccccggcagcatgtttcacctacatccacaaaatttgggaggcctatagagcacaccaggacacacaaaaaagcctcttggagccatcccctaaactcaacaggaagtccgccattttgaattaagtggataaaatttctgtatttttttcatttttgagagcgaactcctcctcggggttaaggtctagagagctgaaattttgccaggatatacaacacgatgttatgatcaaaagttatcaaaggattcttgcagagtcaaagggtgtggacatggcgacctcccagaattttgatggttcgccatgaaacatcaagtgctacctaactatcctctgcatgctccaatctacctcagactcacatgattaaacacagtcctgtcctgatcacatttattggccaaaatacatcacagcatgttccatagcgccccctaaaagaatttaaaaaatagcctccacacagactttcacctatgactatgaaatttggcatgcatatgtagcacatcagtgcaagcaaaaaagtctcttggagtcattctctaaacacaacagaaagtcagccattttgaattaaatgtcagatttttggtgtttttggtcattttcaacaattcatttgtcactggcaataactccaaaacacctgaatttgggaaaatatataagaaacgccttcaggttgcatatttgcgaaaattgttcacaaaactcaaagggcgtggccatggcggccaactgaactttaatgttacgccatgaagcaggacgtcttgtgtaaatcccctgtacatgctgtaatctacctcaaactttacatgtttgatcagagtccagtcctgatgagtttcatagaccactatacagtccagacatagtgccacctggtggatggacacaaagtgctgcaaaaatagtctgtacatgctccaatctgcctgaaatttgacctgtgtgctcagaatccagccttgtgacattcatggcctaaatacactctcagtcgtagcattgcctggtggaaatgcttgggtcgccgaccagcaaggatgcgaggacccgttcaacgctgctcgcagctttaattattattattatttgtctctcagaacaattgcatttttgagggcctaaacatgctcaaaaactcattaaaatttgtacacacatcaggactggtgaaaaatttcatattttaaaggaattgtagaggtgtgtggcaaaatggctccatagcgccccctacactttcccacgcccatcatgtttcacctacagctaccaatttggtacacatatgcagcacatcagactgaacaaaaaagtcagtgacagccatattccaaacccaacaggaagtgagctatttaagttgaatgtgagattttgcccatttttcatttttttccagagcgaactcctcccagggggaaactccaattcgcctcaaattcaaccagtacatacaggaggccttaatgagcaaaagttatcaaaatctttttcaaaagtcaaagggcgtgtccgtggcggtctgtggaattttgatccttcgccatgaaatttcaagttgtgtgtaaatgccctgaacatgctccaatctgcctgaaactttatatgtatgatcagattcctgccctgatcacatccatatgatgaaatccattcacagtcagagcgccacctgctggcaacagaaaatgtcattt
It encodes the following:
- the LOC127537546 gene encoding dual specificity tyrosine-phosphorylation-regulated kinase 1A-like, which gives rise to SLCAEYSDGYVCVRKQVDQMNKIVEVLGIPPSHMLDAAPKARKYFDKLSDGLWTVKKNKDVKKEYKPPATRRLHEILGVETGGPGGRRAGEPGHAPCDYLKFKDLILRMLDYDPKSRITPFYALQHNFFKKTTDEGTNTSSSTSTSPAMDHSHSTSTTSSVSSSGGSSGSSNDNRNYRYSNRYYNSAVTHSDYEMTSPQAPSQQQMRMWPGSDGGGGGQDPAYTQLLLHKPAASQQHQRHFLDPPHHPHPTYSHHGNGGRGLRQGGQTGIGGGGGQQGSSPQMSDSMDVGVSLGLHHLGAVSSMEASQFGSASLPLALPIGLSAFRTRTAPTAPGPQAPPPEDYYPSSNNNNPTAGGRGRPDSDEGPANS